One genomic segment of Desulfurobacterium indicum includes these proteins:
- a CDS encoding ArnT family glycosyltransferase — MKKIKKILPPIDKKTLNLFLIMLFLAGTVNIWLLTLHHEEPRRGIIALEMLFRHNLIQPTVLMVPYFRKPPLHNWITILFAGFNTHWINEFTLRFPSLVATGLTAFFLYSFVKRKLDEKVAVLSSIIFMTTWTVLIGYSTKCEPDMLFTLFTFLSISTWYYFFDTNKKLIAWTLGYLFASFSLLTKGLPGILFFVLSYVTILFSRNKLKEILTAQHLIGIIAGLAPFFLWVIAVSPEKAILTLWHEAVRRTAVDNPLTKTLKGILLFTPRFTLALFPWSLFAIYEVLKDRKKLNFLRNSFLKEITALIVVNLVVYLLSPGTRMRYIIPLIPFISILMAEILKDKKINPQRSISNIQFLMDILLFMGIIGTIWATLHTEIALNATIFFLIVAYFIYFYAMKRIDITSFVLIAGCALFMIRGFYSAYFISIAQFKYPKYRKAAWEIAKITNGKELSTLIPELKIGFYSEKFRQQPLPLKKKTELKKGEFFITEKPLYKKLKTFKLGNKVFYLCEKE, encoded by the coding sequence ATGAAGAAGATAAAGAAAATACTACCACCGATAGATAAAAAGACTTTAAATCTCTTCTTGATAATGCTGTTTTTAGCCGGAACGGTAAATATATGGTTGCTAACACTTCATCACGAAGAACCCAGAAGGGGTATTATCGCCCTCGAAATGTTATTCAGACACAACCTAATACAACCTACTGTTTTAATGGTTCCATATTTCAGGAAACCTCCACTGCACAACTGGATAACTATTCTATTTGCAGGTTTTAATACACACTGGATAAATGAATTTACTCTGAGATTTCCCTCTCTTGTAGCAACAGGATTAACCGCTTTTTTCTTATATAGCTTTGTCAAAAGAAAGCTCGATGAAAAAGTAGCCGTTCTATCATCAATAATTTTCATGACTACATGGACAGTTTTAATAGGATATTCAACAAAATGTGAACCAGACATGCTATTTACACTCTTTACCTTTCTGTCAATAAGCACCTGGTATTACTTTTTCGACACGAATAAAAAATTGATTGCCTGGACTCTGGGGTATCTATTTGCATCTTTTAGCCTTCTGACAAAAGGACTACCTGGAATTCTCTTTTTCGTTCTCTCCTATGTCACCATTCTGTTTTCAAGAAATAAACTCAAAGAAATCCTTACAGCTCAACACCTGATAGGAATAATTGCAGGACTTGCACCTTTTTTTCTGTGGGTCATAGCAGTATCACCAGAAAAGGCGATATTAACTTTATGGCACGAAGCCGTAAGAAGAACTGCCGTTGATAATCCGTTAACAAAAACTCTAAAAGGTATTTTATTGTTTACTCCAAGATTCACTCTGGCCCTCTTCCCGTGGTCACTATTTGCCATATATGAAGTTTTAAAGGATAGAAAAAAACTAAACTTTCTCCGAAATTCGTTTCTGAAAGAGATTACAGCCCTGATTGTTGTAAATTTAGTGGTTTATCTATTATCTCCGGGCACAAGAATGAGATACATAATCCCACTTATTCCTTTTATATCTATACTAATGGCAGAAATCTTAAAAGATAAAAAAATCAATCCACAAAGGAGTATATCTAACATTCAATTCTTAATGGATATTCTGCTGTTCATGGGCATTATAGGAACGATATGGGCAACCTTACACACGGAAATTGCTCTTAACGCAACAATATTTTTCCTGATCGTTGCCTATTTCATCTACTTTTACGCAATGAAAAGAATAGATATAACCAGCTTCGTTCTCATAGCAGGATGTGCTCTATTCATGATAAGGGGATTTTACAGCGCCTATTTCATCTCTATTGCCCAATTTAAATATCCTAAATACAGAAAAGCAGCATGGGAAATAGCAAAAATAACAAATGGAAAGGAACTTTCAACTTTAATTCCTGAATTAAAAATAGGATTTTACAGCGAAAAGTTTAGACAACAACCACTCCCTTTAAAGAAAAAGACAGAGCTTAAAAAAGGAGAATTTTTTATTACCGAAAAGCCTTTATACAAGAAACTAAAAACGTTTAAATTAGGCAACAAGGTTTTCTACTTATGCGAAAAAGAATAA
- a CDS encoding succinate dehydrogenase/fumarate reductase iron-sulfur subunit: MKTATLRILRFNPEKDKEPYFEDFNIPTSKGMTILESLTYIKENLDSSLTFRAFCRSGICGSCAVNINGKPYLACKTPVEKIIEEFASSLIIIEPLSRFKVIKDLVVDTENKKETIKRFNLWLEEKQPPKDSEFLVKPNEVRQYEKETDCILCLICCSVCEALKENVPFSGPFAFVRTYRFLADSREKEETKEKRLEIALNASVWSCLQCQKCVATCPKDIAPADAIQKVRRAIVRSGKKESPGAKKLSHYLNWIYATGQINRLFLPADVYNNEKAVKEFIKTCKEHGIEVWEIPHLPDGFLALRDLIVRALVEEGDVEAIDFKKIRKIDEKIEALLKGEEK; the protein is encoded by the coding sequence TTGAAAACCGCCACCTTGAGAATATTGAGATTTAATCCAGAAAAGGACAAGGAACCCTATTTCGAAGACTTTAACATCCCTACAAGTAAAGGAATGACAATTTTAGAAAGCCTAACATACATAAAGGAAAACTTAGACTCATCACTTACATTTCGAGCATTCTGCAGAAGCGGAATTTGTGGTTCCTGCGCTGTAAACATCAATGGGAAACCGTATCTTGCATGTAAAACACCAGTAGAAAAAATCATAGAGGAGTTTGCCTCTTCACTCATAATTATAGAACCGCTATCAAGGTTTAAGGTAATAAAAGATCTGGTTGTAGATACGGAAAACAAGAAAGAAACTATAAAAAGATTTAATCTCTGGCTTGAGGAAAAACAACCGCCTAAAGATTCCGAATTCCTTGTAAAACCCAACGAAGTCAGGCAGTATGAGAAAGAGACAGACTGTATTCTTTGCCTTATATGCTGCAGTGTATGCGAAGCTTTGAAAGAAAATGTTCCATTTTCGGGTCCGTTTGCGTTTGTTAGGACCTATAGATTTTTAGCAGATTCACGAGAAAAAGAAGAAACCAAAGAGAAAAGGCTGGAAATAGCACTCAACGCCTCCGTTTGGTCGTGTCTTCAGTGTCAAAAGTGCGTGGCTACATGTCCGAAAGACATAGCTCCCGCAGATGCCATACAAAAAGTCAGAAGAGCAATCGTCAGAAGCGGAAAGAAAGAATCCCCTGGCGCAAAGAAACTCTCCCACTATCTTAACTGGATATATGCAACGGGACAAATCAACAGACTTTTTCTACCGGCAGATGTTTACAATAATGAAAAGGCTGTAAAAGAGTTTATAAAAACATGTAAGGAACACGGCATCGAAGTATGGGAAATTCCTCATCTTCCCGACGGTTTTCTAGCACTGAGAGACCTGATAGTAAGAGCACTAGTAGAAGAAGGAGATGTAGAAGCAATAGATTTTAAGAAAATACGTAAAATAGACGAAAAAATAGAAGCACTCCTTAAAGGGGAAGAGAAGTGA
- a CDS encoding CoB--CoM heterodisulfide reductase iron-sulfur subunit B family protein, translating into MKKIGFYRGCCFQGLDFILFEVIKNVLNRLGVELSEIRKTVCCGGNVIDEESRFLSVLINGRNIAAAEKENIDLLISCNTCFMVINRAKKILDKNDEIREKVNETLKEEELSYSGNSNLWHFLPFLTRKIGPNKIKKEIKRKLFVKMAPFYGCHLKYPEKAVKNGELERLMKICGGTPVSFKEADTCCGYHAIYTDRATAFKKIEKIVSSARNAGAEIIVTPCPLCFKAFDLYQAETKIKEKLPVLFLPEMVALAFGMDETESGIKYHKTPVKI; encoded by the coding sequence GTGAAAAAGATAGGATTTTACAGAGGTTGTTGCTTTCAGGGACTTGACTTTATTTTGTTTGAAGTTATAAAAAATGTTCTTAACAGGCTTGGTGTGGAACTTTCTGAAATCAGGAAAACAGTGTGTTGCGGTGGAAACGTTATTGATGAAGAGAGTAGATTTCTCTCTGTCCTAATCAACGGAAGGAACATTGCCGCTGCGGAAAAAGAAAACATTGACTTGCTGATCAGCTGTAACACCTGTTTCATGGTTATAAACAGAGCAAAAAAAATTCTCGACAAAAATGACGAAATAAGAGAAAAGGTTAACGAAACATTGAAAGAAGAAGAATTATCCTATTCAGGCAACTCAAATTTATGGCATTTTCTCCCTTTTTTAACCAGAAAGATAGGACCAAATAAAATAAAAAAAGAGATAAAGAGAAAATTATTTGTCAAAATGGCCCCGTTCTACGGCTGCCACTTAAAATATCCAGAAAAAGCTGTTAAAAATGGTGAACTTGAAAGACTCATGAAAATATGCGGCGGCACTCCTGTTTCGTTTAAAGAGGCAGACACCTGTTGTGGATACCATGCAATATATACAGACAGAGCAACGGCTTTCAAAAAAATTGAAAAAATTGTCAGCAGCGCCAGAAATGCCGGAGCTGAAATTATAGTAACTCCCTGCCCTCTCTGTTTTAAGGCTTTTGACCTATATCAGGCAGAGACTAAGATTAAGGAAAAACTCCCTGTCCTCTTTCTACCTGAAATGGTAGCCTTAGCTTTTGGAATGGACGAAACAGAATCGGGAATAAAATACCACAAAACACCGGTAAAGATATGA
- the recG gene encoding ATP-dependent DNA helicase RecG yields the protein MKDTLENIKRLLTLLVKEDFKYFDRIKDPDKALLAMFSQLKPFLSGKRLSFINKAEKFLRNYRYLSEKDRKRFIKELHTVFVLRFSFDEIEEDVRKRKSEKLVSSSSSGFKEEKEKYPVRAFFQSPETVKGLNKFASSRFKKLGLETIFDVLFYVPFRYEDRTTVTPLNLLREGETALIKGKVVGIVETLTKKGKKLLKVILYDTHGKITLLFLQQRVFGFYKKLFSQAKELGKEVIAYGKVKRSGLSFTMVHPEVEVFEEKKNYSKVGVILPVYHLAEGLKQHLVRKDIEYVVRKAAPRFPEYLPKEIVGKRKLPSISRSIWEVHFPTSSIEELEEFRTPYQKRLIYDEFFLFQTALALVRKRIKEDKGIAFPVNEEMLEEFKKHLPFSLTGAQERVLKEIIADMKNSKPMNRLIQGDVGSGKTVVAAAAAFFAVKSGYQVAVMAPTEILANQHFKKFKEFFSHFGIPVGILTGSMTPKAKNMALKAVKKGYFKVVVGTHALIQEKVEFENLGLVIIDEQHRFGVKQRAELKNKGDRPDVLVMTATPIPRTLALTAYGDLDISVIDEMPAGRKPVKTKIIFDDEMEKVVSFLKKELSEGNRVYIVYPLVEESEKMELKAATDMFHFWNEKLKGFSVGLLHGRMKQEEKDDVMAKFKSGEFQVLVSTTVIEVGVDVPEATVMVIEHAERFGLAQLHQLRGRVGRSDRQSYCFLITKRTVGEDAIKRLKVLEATTDGFKVAEADLAFRGPGELMGTRQSGIGEFKIADLRRDLELLKIAREDAFEFVEENPELKGFDNLKDLMKYRFKGNEEFVEIA from the coding sequence ATGAAGGATACGCTTGAAAACATTAAAAGGCTTCTTACTCTGCTGGTTAAAGAAGACTTTAAGTATTTTGACAGGATTAAAGATCCGGATAAGGCTTTGCTTGCAATGTTTTCACAATTAAAACCTTTTTTGTCCGGCAAGAGACTTTCTTTTATCAATAAGGCGGAGAAGTTTTTGAGGAATTACAGGTATCTTTCTGAAAAAGATAGAAAACGTTTTATCAAAGAGCTTCATACCGTTTTTGTTCTCAGGTTTTCGTTTGATGAGATAGAAGAAGATGTTCGTAAGAGAAAATCGGAAAAACTCGTTTCTTCCTCATCTTCAGGTTTTAAGGAAGAAAAAGAGAAGTATCCTGTAAGAGCTTTCTTCCAATCTCCGGAAACGGTTAAAGGTTTAAATAAGTTTGCCTCTTCTCGCTTTAAAAAATTGGGATTGGAAACCATTTTTGATGTTCTTTTCTACGTTCCTTTCAGGTATGAAGACCGAACAACCGTGACTCCACTTAATCTTTTAAGGGAAGGAGAAACAGCCCTTATTAAAGGGAAGGTTGTGGGAATTGTGGAAACTTTAACAAAGAAAGGAAAAAAACTTTTAAAAGTTATACTTTACGATACTCATGGAAAGATTACTTTGCTTTTTCTTCAACAGAGGGTTTTCGGTTTTTACAAAAAACTCTTTTCTCAGGCTAAAGAGCTCGGAAAAGAAGTTATAGCTTATGGAAAGGTTAAAAGGAGCGGCCTCTCCTTTACCATGGTTCATCCAGAAGTTGAAGTTTTCGAGGAAAAAAAGAATTATTCGAAAGTAGGAGTGATACTTCCAGTTTATCATTTAGCTGAAGGACTGAAACAACATCTTGTCAGAAAAGATATTGAATATGTTGTTAGGAAAGCAGCACCGCGATTTCCCGAATATCTTCCAAAAGAGATAGTAGGAAAGAGAAAACTGCCTTCAATATCGCGTTCAATATGGGAAGTACATTTTCCCACGTCTTCTATTGAAGAGTTGGAGGAGTTTAGAACTCCTTATCAGAAAAGGTTGATATACGATGAGTTTTTCTTGTTCCAGACAGCGTTAGCTCTTGTCAGGAAAAGGATAAAGGAAGATAAGGGTATAGCTTTTCCGGTAAATGAAGAGATGCTGGAAGAGTTTAAGAAACATCTGCCTTTTTCTCTGACAGGTGCTCAGGAAAGGGTTTTAAAAGAGATAATTGCTGATATGAAAAATAGTAAACCGATGAATAGATTGATTCAGGGGGATGTCGGTAGCGGTAAAACTGTTGTTGCTGCTGCGGCTGCTTTTTTTGCTGTTAAGAGCGGTTATCAGGTTGCTGTAATGGCTCCTACCGAGATTCTTGCAAATCAGCATTTTAAAAAGTTTAAAGAATTTTTCTCTCATTTTGGTATTCCTGTTGGCATTTTAACCGGCAGTATGACTCCAAAAGCCAAGAATATGGCTCTTAAAGCGGTTAAAAAAGGATATTTTAAGGTTGTTGTCGGCACTCATGCCCTTATTCAGGAAAAAGTGGAGTTTGAAAATCTTGGGCTTGTTATTATTGACGAACAACACAGGTTTGGTGTTAAGCAGAGGGCGGAGCTAAAAAACAAAGGTGACCGTCCTGATGTTCTTGTTATGACGGCAACACCTATTCCGAGAACGCTTGCTCTCACGGCATACGGTGATCTTGACATTTCGGTAATTGATGAGATGCCGGCAGGTCGGAAACCTGTGAAGACGAAGATTATTTTTGATGATGAGATGGAGAAGGTTGTTTCTTTTTTAAAAAAGGAGCTGTCTGAAGGTAACAGGGTTTATATAGTTTATCCTCTTGTTGAAGAATCGGAAAAGATGGAGTTAAAAGCAGCAACGGATATGTTCCATTTCTGGAATGAAAAGCTCAAAGGTTTTTCTGTGGGTCTTCTTCACGGAAGAATGAAGCAGGAAGAAAAAGATGATGTGATGGCAAAGTTTAAATCAGGAGAATTTCAGGTTCTTGTTTCAACGACAGTTATAGAGGTTGGAGTGGACGTTCCCGAAGCGACGGTTATGGTGATTGAGCATGCGGAAAGGTTCGGTCTTGCCCAGCTTCATCAGTTGAGGGGAAGAGTGGGTAGAAGTGATAGGCAGTCTTACTGTTTCCTTATAACCAAACGAACGGTAGGGGAAGATGCCATTAAGCGTTTAAAGGTTCTTGAAGCTACCACAGATGGATTTAAAGTTGCAGAGGCGGATCTTGCCTTCAGAGGTCCGGGAGAGCTTATGGGAACGAGGCAGTCTGGCATAGGCGAGTTTAAAATAGCTGACTTGAGGCGCGATCTTGAGCTTTTGAAGATTGCAAGAGAAGATGCTTTTGAGTTTGTGGAAGAAAATCCTGAACTTAAAGGTTTTGACAATTTGAAAGATTTAATGAAATATCGTTTTAAAGGTAATGAGGAGTTTGTTGAAATTGCTTAG
- a CDS encoding tetratricopeptide repeat protein translates to MKKIAAFLSIIVLTSSCATQQKPVTKPPETIKKQNNNFLYYYMNFSIATKEGKKKEAEKYLKKALKARPNDTELKLTAAMFYASTGNLEKAIKITKSIKTNNEKTLRLLGKLLIMNGLDKQATSVFLKLTKKSNKPEDYIICGKLLIGQKRYKKATEILNKGIHLAPENPLLNFLAGYSYYKLKQYKEATKYLIKAARLNPEIDDAYQFLEEIYQKTHDKRIKRFFEKLCRNKNAPLPALRELAKIYIIDGEKGKAVKVLNKIVEREPYNLQNLTQVATSLLNLREYSKVIPVIERITKLNPDNPNVYFLLGLAYELTGQKEKAVKAYEKSLDLFPENTTVIEQLATLYLRLGKLEEAKAYFERLYQLTKKSDYALRIAAIVDKNGNTQEAYDFLKSLINKKPENPKIYFALAVYADKLGREQEAENYLKELLKKDPENPSALNYLAYLYANRGENLQKALEMIKKALNKHPDNGAYIDTYGWILFKLGDYDKACTKLQRAFKLTNGDTVVEEHLGECLYYKGDWENARKHLKKSIQKMTENPDSIEGEDNIKYRAEEILKRLE, encoded by the coding sequence ATGAAAAAAATTGCAGCCTTTTTGTCTATAATTGTGCTTACATCTTCCTGTGCCACACAACAAAAACCTGTTACAAAACCACCAGAAACGATAAAAAAACAAAACAATAATTTCCTCTATTATTATATGAACTTCTCAATAGCTACAAAGGAAGGAAAAAAGAAAGAAGCAGAAAAGTATCTGAAAAAAGCACTAAAAGCCAGACCAAACGACACAGAATTAAAATTAACAGCCGCTATGTTCTACGCATCAACCGGTAACCTGGAAAAAGCAATAAAGATAACAAAATCAATAAAAACAAATAACGAAAAAACACTCCGACTACTTGGAAAACTCCTCATAATGAACGGTCTGGACAAACAAGCCACCAGCGTTTTTTTAAAATTAACCAAAAAATCAAACAAACCTGAAGACTACATAATCTGCGGCAAGCTCCTGATAGGCCAAAAACGCTACAAAAAAGCAACTGAAATATTGAACAAAGGGATTCACCTGGCCCCTGAAAACCCGCTTCTTAACTTCCTTGCAGGATACAGTTACTACAAGCTAAAGCAGTATAAAGAGGCTACAAAATATCTTATAAAAGCTGCCAGGCTCAACCCGGAAATAGATGATGCATACCAATTCCTGGAAGAAATCTATCAAAAAACACACGATAAAAGAATAAAAAGATTCTTTGAAAAGCTATGCAGAAACAAAAACGCACCGCTACCAGCGCTCAGGGAACTTGCAAAAATATACATAATAGACGGTGAAAAAGGAAAAGCCGTAAAAGTTTTAAACAAAATAGTAGAAAGAGAACCTTACAACCTGCAAAACTTAACGCAGGTTGCAACAAGTCTTCTAAACTTAAGGGAGTACAGTAAGGTTATTCCAGTAATAGAAAGAATAACAAAACTGAATCCTGACAATCCAAACGTTTACTTTTTACTTGGGCTTGCCTACGAACTCACAGGACAGAAGGAAAAAGCGGTAAAAGCCTATGAAAAGTCACTTGATCTTTTCCCGGAAAACACAACCGTAATAGAACAACTGGCAACACTATATCTAAGACTCGGAAAACTAGAAGAAGCAAAAGCCTATTTTGAAAGGTTATACCAGCTCACTAAAAAGAGCGACTATGCACTTAGAATAGCCGCCATCGTCGATAAAAACGGAAACACTCAAGAAGCCTATGACTTCCTTAAATCACTTATAAACAAAAAACCGGAAAATCCAAAAATATACTTTGCGCTGGCGGTTTACGCCGACAAACTGGGCAGGGAACAGGAAGCGGAAAATTATCTAAAAGAACTTCTGAAAAAAGACCCAGAAAATCCTTCAGCACTCAACTATCTAGCATATTTATACGCAAATAGAGGAGAAAACCTCCAGAAAGCACTTGAAATGATAAAAAAAGCACTCAACAAACATCCGGACAATGGAGCATACATTGACACTTATGGATGGATACTGTTTAAACTAGGTGACTATGACAAAGCATGTACAAAACTGCAAAGGGCGTTTAAACTAACCAACGGAGATACCGTTGTTGAAGAACATTTAGGAGAATGCCTCTACTACAAAGGCGACTGGGAAAATGCAAGGAAACATCTGAAAAAGTCTATACAGAAAATGACCGAAAATCCCGATTCTATAGAGGGTGAAGATAATATAAAATATAGAGCAGAAGAGATTCTTAAACGCCTTGAATAG
- a CDS encoding YtxH domain-containing protein has translation MKKGTIMFILGSLVGAGAAYLATTRKEEIMEKLQELQEQLKDSDLPERAKNLVKEIAENIQTLIMSPEEELSEEEKKDILDEVESKIQKLEEAIKGDETEA, from the coding sequence ATGAAAAAAGGAACGATAATGTTTATCCTTGGAAGTTTAGTCGGCGCAGGAGCAGCTTATCTTGCAACAACAAGAAAAGAAGAAATAATGGAGAAACTGCAGGAGCTCCAGGAGCAGCTTAAGGACAGCGACCTTCCCGAAAGAGCGAAAAACCTTGTCAAAGAAATTGCGGAAAATATTCAGACTCTTATCATGTCTCCAGAAGAAGAGCTTTCTGAAGAAGAAAAAAAAGATATCCTCGATGAAGTAGAATCCAAAATTCAAAAGTTGGAAGAAGCAATAAAAGGAGATGAAACGGAAGCTTGA
- a CDS encoding UDP-N-acetylmuramoyl-L-alanyl-D-glutamate--2,6-diaminopimelate ligase, with translation MKLSKLIENSDVKPILFKEHNIKGLSENSRQIGAGYLFFAVKGFKTDGHKFAESAISRGAVAVIGTDEKFLKKLADKGITTLLTRNIRKTEALIAHKFFGEPSKKLKLIGITGTNGKTTTSFILYNALKKASFKTGLIGTVEYITPKSRKKAERTTPPPIELNALLKKMVDEGTEYVVMEVSSHAVSLSRIEGLNFHAGIFTNLSPEHLDFYRDIFDYFLAKYQFLKHINPKGFFLTNSDNFFGSIIEGTKQIRTFETLSYGKSGNFRLTNIQPLPDGTVIEITFNNKTYHIKTNLKGKYNAYNVTAAFGTLLKLGIKNIEGTFENIRVPGRLEEVVPNIYIDYAHTPDALENVLKTLKETYPDRKLTVVFGCGGDRDKHKRPLMGAIASKIADRIIVTTDNPRFENPDKIIEEILEGCNFQKTVVIKDRKKAIEKAIKENEGIILIAGKGHEEYQEINGEKHHFSDREAVLEVINDTKRNS, from the coding sequence TTGAAACTATCAAAGTTAATAGAAAACAGTGACGTAAAACCTATCCTTTTCAAAGAGCACAACATCAAAGGTTTATCCGAAAATAGCCGGCAGATTGGTGCTGGCTATCTTTTTTTCGCGGTAAAAGGATTTAAAACTGACGGCCACAAGTTTGCCGAAAGTGCCATATCCAGAGGAGCTGTTGCCGTAATAGGAACAGATGAAAAATTTCTAAAAAAACTGGCAGATAAAGGTATTACAACTCTACTAACAAGAAATATAAGAAAAACCGAAGCCTTGATAGCCCACAAATTTTTCGGAGAACCCTCAAAAAAATTAAAACTCATAGGAATAACTGGAACAAATGGAAAAACAACAACATCATTTATCTTATACAACGCTTTAAAAAAAGCCAGCTTTAAAACAGGATTGATAGGAACCGTAGAATACATAACCCCTAAAAGCAGAAAAAAAGCAGAAAGAACCACACCTCCTCCAATAGAATTAAATGCACTTCTAAAAAAAATGGTTGATGAAGGTACCGAATATGTGGTTATGGAAGTTTCATCTCACGCTGTTTCTCTTTCAAGGATTGAGGGATTAAACTTTCATGCAGGTATCTTCACAAACCTTTCACCTGAACACCTTGACTTTTATAGAGACATCTTTGACTACTTTCTTGCTAAATACCAGTTTCTAAAACATATAAATCCGAAAGGATTTTTCCTGACAAACAGTGATAATTTTTTCGGAAGTATAATAGAAGGAACAAAACAGATAAGAACGTTCGAAACTCTATCTTACGGAAAATCTGGAAATTTCAGGCTAACTAACATACAGCCTCTCCCGGACGGAACAGTAATAGAAATAACATTTAACAACAAAACTTACCATATCAAAACAAATCTAAAAGGAAAATACAACGCATATAATGTTACTGCCGCATTTGGCACACTACTAAAACTTGGCATTAAAAATATAGAAGGAACATTCGAAAATATAAGAGTCCCGGGACGACTGGAAGAAGTTGTCCCAAATATCTATATAGATTATGCTCACACACCAGACGCCCTCGAAAACGTCCTCAAAACATTAAAAGAGACATACCCTGACAGAAAACTTACCGTTGTATTTGGATGCGGCGGTGATAGAGATAAACATAAAAGACCTTTAATGGGAGCGATAGCTTCTAAAATTGCAGACAGAATAATAGTAACAACAGACAACCCCCGCTTCGAAAATCCAGACAAAATAATAGAAGAAATTTTAGAAGGCTGTAACTTTCAAAAGACGGTTGTTATAAAAGACAGAAAAAAAGCAATAGAAAAAGCAATAAAAGAAAACGAAGGCATTATATTGATAGCAGGAAAAGGACACGAAGAGTATCAGGAAATAAACGGAGAAAAGCACCATTTCAGCGACAGAGAAGCAGTATTAGAGGTAATAAATGACACTAAAAGAAATAGCTGA
- a CDS encoding UDP-N-acetylmuramoyl-tripeptide--D-alanyl-D-alanine ligase: MTLKEIAEITDGKIIGNKDIQVERFEFDSRKVKGNTLFIPLKGKRDGHDFIEDAFKNGAVATLTEKVLNPHFPAIHVNDTMEAFKKIALFNRKNFRGKTIGITGSVGKTTTKELLSHVLSRKFTVHSNIESYNNLLGVIHTLANLKPCDIYIQEIGTNSPGEVKALTKLVKPNIGIVTAVEPGHLEGFKTLENLIKEKFSLLKNTEIKIAPSHLTKEENILTFGKGGIAEILNANFSPEETTFTAKVNNTTISGKVKVPGKGILNAVLITLIIGNILKVPYNEIIEQIETFKPPKWRMEVLKLKKVTIIKDYYNANPASMKNAIDVLSLYQNPKVAILGEMLELGNHSEKFHEEIGKYLTEKGIEEAIFFGKNSAFYLSNFNGKGYYFNNRKEFMNFLRKFNFKGKTVLIKGSRGNRLEDVENIIKERFQ; this comes from the coding sequence ATGACACTAAAAGAAATAGCTGAGATCACAGACGGGAAAATTATTGGAAATAAAGATATACAGGTTGAACGCTTCGAATTTGACTCAAGAAAAGTTAAAGGAAACACTCTTTTTATCCCGTTAAAGGGGAAAAGAGACGGACATGACTTCATAGAAGATGCCTTTAAAAATGGAGCGGTTGCTACACTGACCGAAAAAGTTTTAAATCCACACTTCCCGGCAATTCATGTTAACGATACTATGGAAGCATTTAAAAAAATTGCCCTATTCAACCGCAAAAACTTCAGAGGGAAAACCATAGGAATAACTGGTAGCGTAGGCAAAACGACAACAAAAGAACTGTTATCACATGTCCTATCGCGAAAGTTCACAGTTCACTCAAACATTGAAAGCTATAACAACCTTTTAGGAGTTATCCATACCCTTGCAAATCTCAAGCCATGCGACATTTACATTCAAGAAATAGGAACAAACAGCCCGGGAGAAGTCAAAGCCTTAACAAAACTTGTAAAACCAAACATAGGAATTGTAACCGCAGTAGAACCGGGGCATCTCGAAGGATTCAAAACACTGGAAAATTTAATAAAAGAGAAATTTTCACTTCTAAAAAACACGGAAATTAAGATCGCCCCCTCTCATCTGACAAAAGAGGAAAACATATTGACCTTCGGGAAAGGTGGTATCGCCGAAATTCTGAACGCAAATTTTTCACCTGAAGAAACAACATTTACGGCAAAAGTAAACAACACAACGATATCAGGAAAAGTTAAAGTGCCTGGAAAAGGCATACTAAACGCCGTTTTAATAACTCTAATCATCGGAAATATTCTAAAAGTGCCTTACAATGAAATAATAGAACAGATAGAAACATTCAAACCGCCAAAATGGCGTATGGAAGTATTAAAACTTAAAAAAGTCACAATAATAAAAGACTACTATAACGCCAATCCAGCATCAATGAAAAATGCAATAGATGTTCTTTCCCTATACCAAAACCCTAAAGTAGCAATACTGGGAGAAATGCTGGAACTTGGAAATCACTCGGAAAAATTCCACGAAGAGATAGGCAAATATCTCACAGAAAAAGGAATTGAAGAAGCCATATTTTTCGGTAAAAACAGCGCCTTCTATCTTTCAAATTTTAATGGCAAAGGTTATTATTTTAATAACAGAAAAGAATTCATGAACTTCCTAAGGAAGTTCAATTTTAAAGGAAAAACCGTTCTTATAAAAGGTTCAAGAGGAAATCGGCTTGAAGACGTAGAAAACATAATAAAAGAGAGGTTTCAGTGA